The following proteins are co-located in the Anoplopoma fimbria isolate UVic2021 breed Golden Eagle Sablefish chromosome 18, Afim_UVic_2022, whole genome shotgun sequence genome:
- the LOC129107550 gene encoding G-protein coupled receptor family C group 6 member A-like codes for MQMCGRPGSFFWALMILSSIPARVDGCDFAQSVCGAHAPGDVLIGIMLPCHRKVIALHERIRPESFHCADFYWESFLRSLAVIHEIEAVNAAGFLPGVRLGYLMCDTCSSASKALQSVGHMLDVNGSQNVMCDYNDYRPRVKIILGALYSEVSIAVAKLLNVYMVPLLSSTSSAPDLSNKLRYPVFMRTIPSDEHQTKALAKTMNHFGWNWVGVVYGDDEYGTEAFQSFLRDAEENRVCLAYQESVPHYLDHSLSMQRIKRVAKLIRSSNAQVVLLILKAELVEALFKEMIRTNTSRIWIASDAWSKSRSLAQMEGINKVGDILGFTFISKKSKSFDDYLKNLTATPGGYNHFIEEYKNLRFNCSSECFSNKPPSYCPNPDHLSMRSANACTSTDPQEQNDDYLVNALDTSEAFLHRVAVWATANALKELLKCNSSSCLGETNFPPWKLLRELKKVKFEFDNHSFSFDKNGDFASFYELIMWEQDGHHRQFQKIGRYHVLKKEIEVNVKNISWLSTANTTIPQSRCSEPCAPGSVKKILNVSCCYDCRLCVEGTFSDTWDLRTCKACPNGTWSLKGWAQCRPRAEIYLRWTDTHPIIMLAATAFGILLLFVTFIIFLVYRNSRPMKRAEVRLSCVMMAGLSVSFASVICFMGKPSVHLCRAHQLMYAMGFTLCVSCILVKAYRIFLAFLPFGQLANRRLYKLYKPTIIVIVITSLQGIICLLWLIFDSPNIDPTPPSPQSMSKLIQCSEGPTYIGFGIMLAYIALLALVGFLLAVKGRKVPQEFSETGYIIFSMLMYLFVWACFVPVYITNNEAASSVQASAILVSTYGIIFCHFLPKCYEALWGSKADTLERILRRWQVISSPKLDSVTEIDIDIPEMDTPSEKNNGSSITSTMAVLSSGTLSVFSPTESDLVITTPCNDKIHAYAMLGRRLRSVSI; via the exons ATGCAGATGTGTGGTCGGCCGGGCAGCTTCTTCTGGGCTCTGATGATACTGAGCAGCATCCCGGCTCGTGTGGATGGATGTGACTTTGCTCAGTCGGTCTGCGGCGCTCACGCTCCTGGAGATGTTCTGATTGGTATAATGTTGCCGTGTCATCGTAAAGTGATTGCTCTCCATGAGCGGATCAGACCTGAGAGCTTCCACTGCGCAGA tttttattggGAGTCATTTCTGAGATCCTTGGCCGTTATCCATGAAATCGAGGCAGTAAATGCAGCCGGGTTCCTCCCAGGAGTGCGTCTCGGGTATTTGATGTGTGACACATGCTCCTCTGCAAGCAAGGCGTTGCAGAGTGTGGGTCACATGCTCGATGTCAACGGCTCTCAGAATGTGATGTGCGACTACAACGACTACAGGCCCAGAGTCAAGATCATTTTAGGAGCTCTGTACTCTGAGGTGTCCATCGCTGTGGCCAAACTGCTGAATGTGTACATGGTCCCTCTA CTGAGCAGCACATCATCTGCACCAGACCTGAGTAATAAGTTGCGCTACCCAGTGTTCATGCGCACGATTCCCAGTGACGAGCATCAGACCAAAGCACTGGCCAAAACTATGAATCACTTTGGCTGGAACTGGGTCGGGGTTGTGTACGGGGACGACGAGTACGGCACTGAAGCTTTCCAGAGTTTCCTCAGGGATGCTGAGGAAAACAGGGTGTGCTTGGCCTACCAGGAGTCGGTGCCTCATTACCTTGATCATTCACTCAGCATGCAACGTATCAAGCGAGTCGCCAAGCTGATCCGCTCCTCCAATGCCCAGGTGGTTCTGCTGATCCTTAAGGCAGAACTGGTGGAGGCCCTCTTTAAGGAAATGATCAGAACCAACACTTCAAGGATCTGGATTGCCAGTGATGCCTGGTCTAAGAGCAGGTCTCTCGCCCAAATGGAGGGCATCAACAAGGTTGGAGACATCTTGGGCTTTACGTTTATTTCAAAGAAGAGTAAATCATTTGATGATTATCTCAAGAATCTGACAGCAACCCCAGGAGGGTACAACCACTTTATCGAAGAATACAAGAACCTGAGATTCAACTGCAGCTCAGAATGTTTCTCAAACAAGCCTCCATCCTATTGTCCCAACCCTGATCACCTGAGCATGAGGTCTGCCAATGCATGCACTTCCACGGATCCCCAAGAGCAAAATGATGACTATCTCGTAAATGCTCTGGATACCAGTGAAGCCTTCCTGCACAGAGTAGCAGTCTGGGCCACAGCAAATGCTCTcaaagagctactgaagtgcaACAGTTCATCATGCTTGGGAGAAACTAATTTCCCGCCATGGAAG CTTCTCCGGGAACTGAAGAAAGTTAAGTTCGAGTTTGACAACCACAGTTTCTCCTTTGACAAAAATGGTGATTTCGCAAGTTTTTATGAACTCATCATGTGGGAACAAGATGGACACCACAGACAATTTCAAAAGATTGGGAGATACCATGTCCTTAAGAAAGAAATAGAGGTCAATGTCAAAAATATCAGCTGGCTCTCAACAGCCAATACCACG ATCCCTCAGTCCAGATGCTCAGAGCCCTGCGCCCCTGGCTCAGTGAAGAAGATCCTGAACGTATCCTGCTGTTACGACTGCAGACTTTGTGTGGAGGGGACCTTTTCAGACACCTGGG ATCTTCGTACCTGCAAAGCGTGTCCCAATGGAACTTGGTCTCTCAAGGGTTGGGCTCAATGCAGGCCAAGAGCTGAGATCTACCTCCGATGGACGGATACTCATCCCATCATCATGCTGGCAGCCACAGCCTTTGGCATCCTGCTCTTGTTTGTTACCTTCATTATCTTTTTGGTGTACAGAAATTCCCGACCAATGAAAAGAGCCGAAGTGAGATTGTCCTGTGTGATGATGGCTGGTCTGTCGGTGAGCTTCGCAAGTGTGATATGCTTCATGGGTAAGCCAAGTGTGCACCTCTGCCGGGCCCACCAGCTAATGTATGCCATGGGCTTCAccctgtgtgtgtcctgcatCCTAGTCAAGGCCTACCGTATCTTCCTGGCTTTCCTTCCCTTTGGTCAGCTGGCAAACAGGCGGCTATACAAACTCTACAAGCCGACCATAATCGTCATCGTCATAACTTCTCTTCAGGGGATCATCTGTCTTCTCTGGCTGATTTTTGATTCCCCCAATATTGATCCCACTCCTCCGTCCCCACAAAGCATGAGCAAACTAATCCAGTGCAGTGAAGGTCCCACATACATTGGTTTTGGCATTATGTTGGCCTACATAGCTCTGCTAGCATTGGTTGGCTTCCTCTTGGCCGTCAAAGGCCGGAAGGTTCCGCAGGAGTTCAGCGAAACAGGCTACATAATCTTTAGCATGCTGATGTACTTGTTTGTATGGGCGTGTTTTGTCCCAGTCTATATCACCAACAATGAAGCAGCCTCTTCTGTGCAGGCTTCGGCCATTCTGGTGTCCACTTATGGCATCATCTTCTGCCATTTTTTACCCAAATGCTACGAAGCACTTTGGGGGTCAAAGGCTGATACTCTGGAGAGGATTCTGAGGAGATGGCAAGTCATCTCCAGTCCAAAACTTGATTCGGTGACAGAGATAGACATAGATATCCCTGAAATGGATACACCCTCAGAAAAGAATAACGGGTCTTCCATTACAAGTACAATGGCTGTATTGAGCTCCGGGACTCTGAGCGTGTTCAGCCCTACTGAATCCGATTTGGTCATAACTACTCCGTGCAATGACAAGATTCATGCCTATGCTATGCTAGGAAGAAGACTTAGGAGTGTATCCATCTAA
- the zgc:112001 gene encoding ankyrin repeat domain-containing protein 9, with protein sequence MASVTVGSAAQSLEKHRRSFSLLFYRAVRDLKPVWMLEDMRTMEAFHQEEDAGCSRTYSPSEALLYAIVHDHQLYARHLLSRYMEEALARPGDRFCCCPSPAAPHLAMAVRYDRLYILSLILQETHRTTSASSSSSSTSSTSSCMDRSGCFHLEDGRSPLHLACELLRPEAVFMLLGSGSCPLTPDRDGLTPLDVILEKLQTHGAQTQSRRQCLDNLLMFMPKVDFKMKGPLCREPELWSDLLGEETYKYLVERRPAPLVLTAMQTVLRQLSPATFPDSLQELPIPSSLKPPGLPVSQKVVV encoded by the coding sequence ATGGCCTCTGTCACCGTCGGCTCGGCGGCGCAGAGCCTGGAGAAGCACCGCCGGTCCTTCTCGCTGCTCTTCTACCGGGCTGTGCGGGACCTGAAGCCGGTCTGGATGCTGGAGGACATGAGGACCATGGAGGCGTTTCACCAGGAGGAGGACGCAGGGTGCTCCAGGACGTACAGCCCGTCGGAGGCGCTGCTTTACGCAATAGTCCACGACCACCAGCTTTACGCACGGCATCTTCTCAGCCGGTACATGGAGGAGGCTCTGGCCAGGCCCGGGGATCGCTTCTGCTGCTGCCCTTCACCTGCAGCTCCTCACCTGGCCATGGCTGTGCGCTACGACCGGCTCTACATCCTCAGCCTCATCCTGCAGGAGACGCACCGGACAACCAGtgcatcctcctcatcctcatccacctcatccacctcctcctgcatgGACAGATCTGGGTGCTTCCACCTGGAGGATGGCAGAAGCCCTCTGCATCTGGCCTGCGAGCTCCTGCGACCTGAGGCGGTGTTCATGCTGCTGGGGAGCGGTTCCTGCCCTCTCACCCCCGACCGAGATGGCCTGACGCCTCTGGATGTCATCTTGGAGAAGCTCCAGACGCACGGAGCGCAGACGCAGAGCAGGAGGCAGTGTCTGGACAACCTGCTCATGTTCATGCCCAAGGTGGACTTCAAGATGAAGGGGCCTCTGTGCAGGGAGCCGGAGCTCTGGAGCGATCTGCTGGGAGAGGAGACCTACAAGTACCTGGTGGAGAGGAGACCGGCTCCACTGGTGCTCACCGCCATGCAGACCGTCCTGAGGCAGCTGAGCCCGGCCACCTTCCCGGACAGCCTGCAGGAGCTGcccatcccctcctccctcaAACCACCGGGCCTTCCTGTGAGCCAGAAGGTGGTGGTGTAG